AGGCCCAGGGTAATATAAGCTGTGCTTTGCTCAGGCCTTGTTTTCCTGTCACTGCCTTCTCGATCCTGATTACTACACATAGGGAGAAAGAGGTCATTCAGGGGTTGAAGGGTTAGCCCAAAGGTCATGATCATCAAGTGGACTCAGACCGTAGGTCCAAGGACCAAAACCGACAATATCATATTGATCTATAATGTTAGGAGTCCATTAGTCCCGTGATTGCCAGGAACATTCACCTATATTATACTTGTCTAGAACTACACCATAGATACACACAGCTGAATTGTTGgcaaattccctttaaagaggacctttcaccacttttgggcacatgcagtgttatatactgccagaaagctgacagtgcgctgatttcagcgcactgtcggctttcccaatctgtgcccggtgtaaagagcttacggtgccagtaccgtagtgctctatggtcagaagggcgtttctgaccattagccagagacggccttctgcctcgcggcgcctatcgcgctgtgctgtggagccaggaggaacacccccctcccgctcctgataatgctcgtctatggacgagcgctgtaagcagagggaggggggcgttcctcccggctccacagaacagcgcgattggcgccgcgaggcagaaggccgtctctggctaatggtcagaaacgcccttctgaccatagagcactacggtaccggcaccgtaagctctttacaccgggcacagatcgggaaagccaacagtgcgctgaaatcagcgcactgtcggctttctggcagtatataacactgcatgtgcccaaaagtggtgaaaggtcctctttaaggctgacgCCACCATCTTTTTTGACCTTATAGTCTGTGGCCTTTCAATTCTTAAGTTtccttttgggggaaaaaaaaaggggaaataaAATACCAGCTGAGTGGACAAGGTGGTAGGTGAAGTCTTTCATAATGACTTCCCAGCCATCTTTTTGTAGCCTCAGGCCTTTCAATTCCTCTAGGTTCCAGGCTAGTGGGAATAATGCTTGTAAGTGTTGCTTTCAAACAGAATTGTCGTACCATATTAGATGTGCATAAATTAAATAGGTTGTGCTTATTACTAGTGTTCAGCAAATAGTattcatcgaatacctcgccggcataggaatgcgtgtaatcggccgaacaccaaggggttaaatgcatcaaaTATTGCTCAACACTAaagcctacttttttttttttaaagatacctTATTTGGCCTTATACCTAGGGCAGATGTTGACCAGGTAGTTTCAAGGTTGGTTTCGGCCGTGTATCACCCAGTAATCGAGTCACTCTGCCTCCTTCCCAATGGGTAAATAAAGCTCACTTGAAAATTTTCAGCAAATAACCCCAAAACATTTCAAAACGCAattcaaaaaatattttatttttatttttttagttagtACAAAGGTCACAAAGTGTATAGACCTTGAATATGCCAAATTCCTGCAGAATTACAAAGTCAGTTTTCTAACAACAGACAAATCCTCCTGCACGTGAATTTTGAGCACAAACCGGGTTGTGAGTAAGGACCAAAGGAAATTTAGAACCTGTGGTTATGACACCCACAGACATTCATACATCTTCTTATAAACCTGCGATGCCCTAGAACAACTGCCCCTGACCACAGGAGGATTATAGTACAAGGATAACAGGCACACAAGGGAGAAGTCACAGTTACCAGGAAAATTACACCACTTCGCCCCATCAAGCTAAAGACAAGTGATCGGACACCTCAACCTTCTCATTGCTAGGTTCTCATATATGGCTTATTAAATTCAAGCATCGATTTGGCTTGCCATTATTTTTTCTGTTTCAATCTCTCCATGTAGACCTGCAAAGACTTCTGGATGGAGTCCCTTGAGATAAAACTGATAAAGTTGTTAATATCGTCTTCCCGATTTTTAACAAGTCTGTCGATTGCAGGCTTACGCATCATGGATTTGGTAAGCTGACGGGCATGATCTGTATGGAAGGtgaaagaaaaaatttttttttaaaaaattgttacgCGTGCGATTGGCCATTTAATAAAGAAAGTCTGTAAAAATTACAATATGTCTATCAGAGTCTTGATCTGACTCCCATATCCCATTATCCATTGATAATCTGACCTCTTGTTAATaaactgtgtgcatcagagatgTGGTTAATGCTCTGGAGGGGAACAGATTACTTCACAATCAggcatcgttcacatctgcgttggtaacgGACTACTGAAAACATTTGCAAGTGGCGTGCAGTgacagcgcacggaccccatagactataatggtatccatgtgcttgccaccagatctccgcagggaacatgcggacaggaaagtacttcacaatctactttcctgtacaCATGACTagtgcggagatcttgcggcaagcacatggaccccattatagtctatggcaggggtgctcacactttctccacatgtgagctacttataaaatgaccaagttagaagatctactacccacttcttgtgggcggggccttggctgcagcattgtcagattgacatcggatcccagagaggtaagtaacattgtttattatgctctctcacctcccctggggctccgattattatactctcctGCGCTggatcaaacaaaaaaaagtcacacaatcGACCCAGACTTCCTTTGTGATCAACCGGTAGATCACAAGCGACGTATTGGGCACTACTGGTCAATGGGGTACGTATGCggtcactgcataccacttgcaaatgcgttcaataGTCCGTTAAGGGGGGGGGCATGCAGACTCcctcaaacggattaccaaatgcagatgtgaaccaagggtaaggttGTCAGCAAGGCTATACTAACAGCAGCATTtgatttccatttggggattcggTCTccaattctgcttgaaaaatgcagaaagaaaagtcctggcaAGTAAAACTTTTCTTTCTGCGGTATTTGGGCGGATACCTGGCAGACCCTATGATAGTATATGGGGTACACGGGTTACCACTTTTTAAGGGGACtatgtttccattctttgggtccccaGCCGAACATGGAGAAaggaaacccaagtgcaggtgtgaacctagcgttagttatTCAATAATAATAGTACACACACAGTTGcaaagttattttttttgtaattgagaGTTTCCTTAATTCTCTGGACCAAGAAAAGCTTGAAGTGACAGACCAACAACTACAACGTCATGCCAAAATATTACAAGGTGTGAATATTCATTTTGACCCCTCAAAACAGCTTTTCAGAGGCAATCTAAAGTGCAAGTATATTAGCAattgctttttgttttgtttttagctATTGAGCCATTTGCAATTATATTTTAGGGGTTGGAATCCCCTTTAAGGATAAAGCCCCACGGGACGActcgcagctataaagcgctacgggaaaaactgtggcggcagcgcatcgcggttcttcccacagcgctttaaacagaaagttcgcagagttttcctccacggactttgtgtttcaattatatctacagggaagctgtcggcgtttccgtacatataattgacatgctgcgatttccaaaactgctccggttttagaaatcgcagcgtgtccgcgctgtggttttcaccgcaaagtgggcatgggttcACAACTGCGCCGGAGTCTCTACCACAGAATCTGCCAAAATTTGGCAGAAAGAACAAAATTGCAGGTAAtgcagcattttcacaatgtaAGACTTCAGCCTAAATGAGGATCTTGTTggagactaagggtaagttcacacggcaatttttggtctggaacctgaggcgggggCCGCCTCAGGTACGGACCAAAAGCTGGGTACCCACGCCTaaaagccggtgcactgtaccggcatccagctgagcactccactccggattaagcccaatgaatgggcctagtctggaggagggagtgtcttcaggccaaatcgtgaggcgactcacctgaagaatgagcatctcgcatcTCCTGAGtggctctcattcatttcaatgggagccgtctttttggtcaggattttgaggcagatacggcctcaaaatcctgaccaaaaaaaacttaCCCCAAGAGTTCTGAAATTTTCCATTGCAAGCTCTATTATCTGTTTTTGCCAAGTGCGGATTTCACAACCAAAGAaagtaaatctgcaacaaatatgcTATGTGTGAAATTGGACTTGCCACCTATAGACTTGTTTTACAATACAGTACAAATAGGTCATAAAAGCCATGTCACACCAGGAATCATCATAGTGAGCATGCCATGTGTGGTCCGTACCTGGAACACTTAGCCACTGGGTCATTGTGGCAGCTGCTGTGCTCTGTACTTTATCCTCTGGAACTAGCTTATCCACAAGGCCAATTTTAAGTGCATGAGGTGCAGGATACATTTGACCCAGCTGAAGGGATTGTTCTGTTGCCCGATTGCCTATAGTGTTGGTCATGGTGTCCTTAAACCTAAGACAAATATAGGAAATTATGTTTAGGTAAAATAGGGAAAAAGCACTACAAGTCACATAAAGCCATAATAACTTAAAGGGCCATAGTGTGTATTCTCGGATTTTACAATGATGGCCTCTCACCCCAGAAAGTGGCAGCCTCTTCCCTTACGTACTGGCacatgtctggtactgcagctcagccctattcacttgaatgggtttagcTGCAATAGTAAACACAGCTATATAATCTTGGACATTACTGTGTCGGATACTGCAGCAAAGGAACTGCTGCCCACAGGCTAACCTCAGGTTACAGAAAATCAAGGAAAACCCCTGTAAGGCTTGCCTCAATACTAAATAGGTTTCTACAAGACACACTTGTAATTCTATGAACAATAGAAGAGATCGGATTCCAGACACACCTTCTCCGCTTACAGTATTTCATCTGGTAAATCTGGAGAAACAAACTTTCATTgtatttaggtaaaaaaaaaaaataaataaaaaaaaaaaataaaaaaatcacacatTACCAGAATGGAGCAACTATGCCCAGCTGGGTCTCGTTCAAGCCAATGGCAAATTTCGGGTCGTCAGCCATGATTCGGTAGTCACAACACAAGGCCAGGAGGCACCCACCAGCGGGACTTGAGCCCTGAGTAATTAAAAGGGAGAGATTAGTTCCTTATAAAATATAGCTGTTACCTTTCAAGCCTTTTACTCTGGCTATTCAATTGTAGGGTTTGGAAAGATCTAAAAGAGTACATTCCCCCAAAATCCAAATGAAATGGAGCAGTGCTTTGTATacgctgatcagtgcagggcccGGATGCtggtctgatactgatgacctgattGCCCAGTTTGCACCCCCTCCATTCCCAACGCAGGCCCTACTGATAAGGAATTTACATACTGGGCCGCACTTGGGGCAGTAAACATCTGTAATGCACTGCAGTATATATTGGTGCTACAtaagaaatataaataaataacccctttaattgctgTACATGGGGCAACATGGACATCACATATCAGCAGGACAAGGAGTCAGATGACACTTACATTGACTGCTGCGATCGTCACCATATTGGACCCGTATAATTTCAACCACATTTCCTGCACAGCTCTCCAAAAAGCACCATAGTGCTCAGTACTTTTTCCACACATCTCTGTGATGTCCAGCCCAGCAGAGAAGATTCTGGGAAATGCCTGGAATAATAAAACCCacctattaaaaaaattgcaataaataaATGATACTGGTAGTCACCACACTGTGCTGGATCCATCAGATGACCAACCCCTTGGACTTAAGAGTTTTCAGGTgacagacctggttcacatctgtgttcggtattctgttgggggaggggtccccaagcggacttcccaaactgaatatcgaatgcattaaacagcggttagcaaagaaaccacacggaacccatagactataaaggggtccgtgtgttttccgcacaaatcatgcggagagagaaaaagaaaaaatgccaATTGCAAATTAAATCTTTTCCATACATCCCAAACATGCTTGTTCCTGAAGTAAACACAAGGATTTCTTCAAGACTGACTCAGGAAAAACGAGGCATTTGCAGAAACTTCTGTAACAagtctgctgcatgtgaatttaCCTTAATGGGTTTTGTGGTTTCTATCATCATGAACACAGGAAAACATAGTCCTGATTTTCCAGCCCGAACCCAGTATGGAGACCTGGACTCCTAGTAGCAAAGGGATCTATGATACTTAGAGTCCCTGCCTCCTCGATGCTATACTGTCCCATACTACATACAGTAAAGGGACAGGGACTCCTACAATCACAGATCCCTAGGATGCAGATAGTCCGGAGAGCCAGACTAGATTCCATCTGGAAATTTTAGCAATGTACACATTGGATTTTCCAAACTGTATTTGCCAGGGTGAAAGTGCCCTTAATAGCAAGAACAGCTCTGCATGCAGTGATATATTCTTGCAGTCAGAACTGACAGACCTGTTAAATGATGCTCCAATGCAAACTTGTTTGCAGCCTAATGAATTAAGCCCACTAATTAGGGTACTGCAATTATGGTGCATAAATGACAATGGGGTGACAGAGGGAGCTCACTTCCTCCTTCTAACCACCTGAATACCATGGTCACAAATTGATACTGTTGGTGTCAAACATAACCGATCCTGGCCATTGTAGTAGGATGATGGCTGTAGATTACAATCAACACACTGCACATGGCGTGGCACAGGTCTTGTACCCATGTGATCTACACGACAAAGCTGTATGCCCATTTGTAGCTAGAAGACTGCAATTTGGACGtagttatattatagtaacaTTCCTTTACAAAGGAAAATGATATCGTTTTCTGTGACATTTGACAATCCAGAATATTTGATGATCCATCACCTAGTAGGTCTCAAGTATGCCACGTTAAGGTGATTCACTGTATTACGCCATCACACAATACAGTAGAGCAGGCAGATATTACAATACATACAGAAGTCAGGATAACTCCCCGGCAGCCGCGGTCCATTTCCAGCTTCTCCAGACTAATGGAGAATTCTGTAAGAAAGTCCAGGCTGAGGCTATTCACTGGAGGGCTCTTCATCTGCATGACTGCCACCCCTAAGACAGAAACAAAGCTGCATTATTTCATCCTTATCAGAAACATgagactgaggcctgtgatcagaAAGCAAATCACCCCAAGTAGCAACCTGATCAGGATATAGTAGCGAGCTGTTCTGTGCTCTTATTATTCCATGGTCAGGGTGGAGGAGAGCACATCTGTAGGGAGCCATTCAGAGAAGGAAGACTCCAAGGGGGGAAACAAAAAGAAAACGCACTCCGTGTCAATCTTTCCCTCAcacctggggcaacacggtggctcagtggttatcactgcagccttgcagcaatggggtcctgggttcaaatcccaccaggaacaacatctgcaaggagtttgtatgttctcccagtgtttgtatGGATATCCTATATCTCTTTCCCTCACACCCCACTTATGTATTTGCAATATGTGATTTTAATGCTGCGGGTTCCTATATATGACCAATTATAGCAGACCCCTTAATAACAATATAGGCCTCCCATGCCATATCCACTTTTTAGCAGGCCCAAGCCCAGTCCTTCCTTCAGATCTCAGGCTAGACCCCTTCTGTATAGACACCAAAGACTAGATGAGAGCACCCCTGTATATAGACCCCAATACCAAACCTCtctccatatatattatataagtcATACCTGTTGATTCATCCAATTCTACCAAAATCTTGTTGTTACTAAACGCCCTCTGACTCCGGTAGTGTTGCAATGACGTCAGGCTTCCTTTGTGGACATAGAATGAACCTGCGGAGAGACATTATATAGAAGTACTCAAACATCTCTTTAAGGcggggttcacatcagcgttggagTCTTCGCCACAGTGACCGATGAAAAATTGCGGCAAGTCCAACGGGttcagtttaaaagaatggaCACCTGTGGGATCCCATTATAataaatggggtccattgggcacTGTTGGCATCTACGGTTTTTGTGGTCCGTGCGTTTGTTGTTCTGCTAATCTAACGGACCAGAACAATGATCACAGGCACAAATGTGACCCTAGTGTAAGGCTCCAGCTTtacaaatacttcattttctgtttCAGGTTGCTTTTAAAAACCCTCATGGTCGCTCCTCATACCAGACAGTGGTTATCTCCATTGCACGAACATTCCCAAACAGGGTCAGAGAACAGCTGTTATGGTGCAAACACTTCCATGCATTTATTACTGCAATAGATCTGCATGAATTTCTGCAAACCACATACTGGCAGGAACAATCAACCATCTATTGTATATGGGGCCTCCCCCACTTTCAGATAAGGATCAGGCCGTTGGCTTTCAacttcccaatccttttgtttttgGGAAGATAAGCAGCTGCCTTCTTCCTCTACCCTCTGACTGAGCAGAGACTGAACGTGTACAGAggataaggcctcatgcacatgactgtagtgGTCAGTATATAGTCCGCCATTGCAGATAGTATACAGACACACTCACGTCTATGGCCTCATACAGACGTCCACAGTTTTTACTGATCAGTGTCCAGGCTGTAGAAACCATCtagaaaatatagagcaggtcccatTCCTGTCCGGAATAGGACCCCATTtcagtcccccattctcctgatcgctgggggATTAAGTGGTCAGACCACGGCTATGTGACACTTCTACCCTAACCTGTGGATAGGCGATAGGTctgtcatgggacaacccctttaaggagatgtTTAGATGGAGGAACTAGAGTTGCTCTTCAGCTTCTGACTCTTGTCCTACTCAAGATCAAACGCCCTGAAACGTGCCGTGGCTTTATTCTGGAATTAAATAATCTGTTTTACGATACACTTGGATCTGCGCAGATTTCCTTTGTTGGGCCTTTTTATCGGCTATTCAAGATCATGTCGTCTCCTATTGTTAGTCTGTCTCAATCTTGTTGCATTTTCCGCCACAGAATGACTGCGGCACGCGATCTCCAGCTTAGTTTGCCCCATTGCATAATAAAAGGTGCACCCGAAACCCCAGGCTCGGCCATTTGTTCTGCAACGTCAACTTTTGGAGAGGATTTTCATGGGGGGAGACTGCCCCAAATTACCCCCCATATCCTTGTGTCTGACTATACGCCAAGGCTGCCCATACATACGAGACAGCGGCCGCCATTTCTCCCTACACATCTATTCATTCTGAAGGCTGACGGACATGTTGTATAGTTGTCCAGTTTGATACACAGACGTAATAACAATCAATGGCAGTACCAGTGTCCGCTTACTATACGGGGCACATAGGGATCAGCGGCCGGCTCCGTGCACCATATAGTACGGGTGTCATTGTGCGTACGcgaggaaaactttgcagactttctgcgttTTTGGGCAGGGCCATAGcctaaatgtaattttttttcctttcatggtatataatacagaggatacTGTTGTTTCCCCATATAGATGCAATATAGACAGCGCGGTACATTACACATATAGCCTACAGCTGTATACAATGGATGGATGTATATACTACACATGGAGAGGATCAAGAGGAAGCAAATCCTgactgaacatcccctttaaagcaAATATTCAGGTAACCACCACCAAATCTATGGGACTGTGGCAGCTTTACTACACACTCCATTAGAATGGGAGAAGCCTGCCAGCACCAAACATGGCTGTGAGGTAAAGTGCTAGTAATACCGCTGTCTACCCATAGGGGGCGCTTCACTAGACGTAATGCCAGGCAGTGCCCTCTAATgacggaggaggggggggggggcgccttcTCAATGTCACTGGCTGAGCTGCAGCGGGTGCAGTGCGCGGGAaaccggggaggggggggagacttGGCGCCACTGGAGCCGAAACTGAGCGCGGGGAAGGTGGCGGGTCATTAGGGCGGGAACAGAGACGCACCTGATAGAAGCCGGGCGCGAGCCGAGCCCCTCACCACAGCCAGCGCCGCCATCTTGTCTGACCTTTTACCCAGCCGGCcgtgctctgtatatacagcaaggGCTGTACAAGCCAATAGCTTTACTCAGACGTAAAGGGCGACACCTGGTGGATGTAGAAGGGCCCACACCCGAACACCTGGCCCCAATTTCAATAAAGAAAGTTTTTGGCAATCCCATAATCCCTATGGCACATCACTGACTAGAGGGTTGGCTGCCTGGTCACACGTTTTTTGGTGAAAGCCCTACATTgtgacaaaaaaagctgcgtcttACATTACCTCAAGAGTAGACAGGtcgctggctaatcccatccacacattgcggaaaaaaaatcATAGCGTACAAGCCGAAAATCGCCGCGCGTCACACAGATGTCACTCTTGTGTTACCGTACCATTTTACCACAGACTGTGTAGTCATATGATGTTGCCCAAGTTTACGTTCACATGACTGTGATGCAAAACGACCTCGAAAAACCATACATTTGTTCATGGCCATTTTGTAGCCAAGGGGCCGCCATCTTCACTCATGCCTCATACATTACAGTGCATGAAGAGAACTCGAAAACAGAGCATGACCCATTTTTTTGGCCGGCAAAATATCGGTCCCGTGACTAGCCCCCAATAGTCATTTACGATGCTTGCGTCAATGTAGgcttagactgtgttcacattgGAAGCCCTGTTAGTCACGGATTCCATTAAAAAATTGATGAAACAATTGTTCCTGTTTTGTTTGTTGACCccattaggtttttttttggaccagatattgacgcggaatctgcctcaaaatccggctccaaaaaaacgcctcccattgacttcattggaaaCCACTTCTTTTTTACGCTAGTGGATTTATGCCGCTTGGCAAaataagaagtgagctgccctttcttgctgcagattccgcggTGGAATCCGCCGCAGCGTCCGtggtgcgacactcc
This region of Leptodactylus fuscus isolate aLepFus1 chromosome 8, aLepFus1.hap2, whole genome shotgun sequence genomic DNA includes:
- the ECI1 gene encoding enoyl-CoA delta isomerase 1, mitochondrial, translating into MAALAVVRGSARARLLSGSFYVHKGSLTSLQHYRSQRAFSNNKILVELDESTGVAVMQMKSPPVNSLSLDFLTEFSISLEKLEMDRGCRGVILTSAFPRIFSAGLDITEMCGKSTEHYGAFWRAVQEMWLKLYGSNMVTIAAVNGSSPAGGCLLALCCDYRIMADDPKFAIGLNETQLGIVAPFWFKDTMTNTIGNRATEQSLQLGQMYPAPHALKIGLVDKLVPEDKVQSTAAATMTQWLSVPDHARQLTKSMMRKPAIDRLVKNREDDINNFISFISRDSIQKSLQVYMERLKQKK